The Montipora foliosa isolate CH-2021 unplaced genomic scaffold, ASM3666993v2 scaffold_420, whole genome shotgun sequence genome includes the window TGTGAAATGGCTTGCTAGGTCACGCCCATTTCGTATCCACGGTGGCTTTCCCATTGCCTGAACGACGGCCATGGCATCAATAATGACCACTTGCCTACTGGAGGGATCTGCAGAGTGAGGTTGTACTGTAGACGTTTGTGGTTGCTGTTGGGCCGGTAAAAGGCTTTCTAGGATGTTCATCAGCTTGCTCTTGGCAGCGCAGTGAACTGCCATCAGAGAAGAAGAGTGCCCTTGGATACTCGGCTAACTCAAAGGTACTGATGGTTTCCTTTATGTCAAGGTCAGGCCTTGAGAGAATGACGACTAAGAAGCGTGCGAAGAGAGCTCTATCTTCCTTTAAGGGTGCGACGCCACAAgttgtcttgtttttgtttttttgccaaGCAGACTTCCATGACTTCAGATTTGCCTTTTTCATGGGGCTCCAAACCCATAACTTGGCCTCGACAATTCTCTCTTGAGCAAATGTCTCAAACAACGCTTGGCCGATCTTATCTCGTGTTAGGACTCCCTCCTTGATGTCATCTGGCATTACTGCTTTCGTGATGATGTTCACCAGATGACCTTCCTCTGTCGCGAAAGGGTCACTCACTTTGAGGACATCCTTCAGCTTCTGTACATTTTCATTATAGCGTTTTGTTATCGCATCGCTTAAATCGTGATGATGCGGTGATGAAGCTCTTTGTACCCCCACCATGTGCTCAGCTTGCGTCGCAAGTCGTCTTAGTTCTGGCGCCACAAGGAACCATCTTGCCATGGCTGCTGGTTGCTGTGTTAGACCTTTCAGCCCTCCCCGAATCTTCATCAACTTGTTGACGTGTTCTATAGCGTGGTCCGGTTCAATTGCACAGAAAGGGATCTCATTTTTGTTTACACAAAAGTTTCCTTGCGTGAATTCATGGTGAATATCGGGATCATCGATCTTTAACCTGTGCATCTGCGCTAGATATAGTGGCACCATTCGCGCATAGTTCAGCCTGTCGTGAGCAAAGAAATACTTTGCCAAAGCCTTGAGAGATTCAAGGTGAAGGTTCCAGTCTCCCTCTCTTGATGCGCGTATGAACATCAGGATACACATCACAAACTTCATGTAGTCCCGGGCAAACTTGAATAATGGACACTGAAACTCCATGACCTCATCAAATCTCAATAGCCTCTCTTGAAGGTCGTCGGTTTCCATCGCCGTTACAAGGTCTTTGTGTTTCGTCCCTAGCTCACTGTATTGACCTTCCTTGCAGATGGTGTTCATTGCAACGGATGCTTGTATTACACTATCATATACAGTATTGTGCTCGTCATTACTTTTAGCACTTTCGCTCTTCAAAAACGCCTCCATATGCAAATCGCTCAAGGCAGAGTACGTTATGCTGTGAGCTGTGAGAGCGCGCTTCATATGATTTCCTTCAAGAATCTGTCGCGTTGTGGTTGAACCATACAGCCCCGCCTCTATCCATCCCTCGTCAAAGCCACTGCCATCGATTGATGCCCCAAGAGCGCGCAAAGAAGCCATTATCGTGTGCATCTCGCCAATTCGGAAAACCAGGTGGTCTAGGTCTGGGGCCTTGTGCACCTGGAGTTTCACAGCCTTCTCATTTAGTTGAAGGTCAAACGTAATGACAGTCTTGTGGTTTTCTCCCATAACCACAGCCGTGATCTTCTGTGCCTGCATTAGTACTGTGAGCATCGTGCTCCACTCATGCGCCGGAGCCGCTAGAAGAGGCATCATGGAAACGGTGGTCAGCTGATGGGTCAAAGACAACACTTGAGAATTGTATGGAGCCCACGTGGGGATCTTGACTTTCTCCGACCGAGACCTGATGATTGAGTTGCCTACCGACCACGCCAAGTCATTTTGTTCCGCTTTCTTGGTGACATCACTAGATGGTGTAGTATCTAATGTGTAGCCGGAGCACTTTGGTTGCGCATTCGTAGGGATATAACACTGTAATATTTCTGTGTCAGGTATTGACTCTTGTGGAAGGGACTTGGTACTCATAGTCGCATCAATTTCCAGTATAGTTTCAGGATCCTTAGTACGTTTTCGCTGGAACACAACCATCGCGGTTGCATGAAGTGTGTTCTTTCCGTCGGGGGTGTCTTCTGAGAAATCGGAATTGTCAACACTAAAAAAGATAAACTGGCCCTTACAGAGTTTTGGAGGAATAAAGATGCTGTGCTCACTGGAGTTGCTCAGAACAGCCTGCGCAAGCTGAGTTTCTATGCGTAGAATCCTCGCATAATTAACTGAAATGCCCAACTCATGTAGAACATCAATTACTGATTTACTTCTCATTTGCTGGTGAGCAAGGAGGCCAACCCCAACTTGCAATGGATACTCGCGCTGGTGACGAAATGTCTTCCCTTCTTTATCTAACTGAGGCACGTATCTGACTTGCCTATCAGTCTTGGTTTGGTACATAATCTGCTGCGCAAGGAGAACTGACTTTCTGTTGACATCTTCCGCTCGCTGCTCCGTTTTCAGTTCAGAAACCACGCCCGAAAGTATCCACTTTAGTAATGTAAAGAGCTTGGTAGGGACAATATCTTGCGCATCTATGTCGAGCGTACCTTTGAAGTGCCAAGTATTTGCCTCCTGGATTTCTCTGCGATTTATCTTTGAGCAGTCATAAAGGACTTCAAGCTCGCTATTAATGTGCGATGACTGTTTAACGGCTTTCTCTATGGCGGCGATCTTAGCAGCAGATAGGCAAAAGCGATCGGACTCGTTTCGTCGATATGCACTTACGAACTCGATACCATCAACATTCTCTGCTAACAGCTGCCTCACAGATTTTCTACTAGGAAACCAGTAGCACAGATGATCTTGTAAGATATTCGTGTACACCTTTTGAGCGTCTTCCAGACTCActatctttcctttttttagaaGCTCTTGGATGAGATGCAGGAATTCTATATCAGCAGCAACTTTGTTTTCTTGCGCAGAATCTTGGGCGTCAGCTCTAGCCTTATCCTCAGACGTCATGGCGCGTATCACGTGTTTCATCCAGCAGGCACGATGATAATGCACATATTTCGGCAAAGCATCTTCTGGTTCTATTGTGCTGGTTAAATAAACTTTGTACAAGTCATTGTGGCAGTTTTTAACGAACTCTAAAAGTTGCTTTCTCCTGTTCTCAGTTTGTATTACATGAATGTCCTGCTCATCGTCGTGTGACTGGCAAAAGAAACATAACTTCCTATTGAAGGTAGCTGTGGATGAACGTAGGATCCGCTTTGAAGTTTGTTCTGTTAAACCATGGAAAACGACGGGTGTAGAAGAGCCTGTCTGCGAAGCAAAAGACGGCCTTCCAGGAGGACGTGAAAGGATTGACGTATTTTGTGACGACGCTGCTTTCTCGAATCTCGCTTCAGCCAGGGTTTTCATTTGAGGCCGGACGTTTCGTGCGGTTGTTTGCCATTCCACGTCCGGTACTTTGAGATCAATATTGgcgatttttttttactactgtattATCTATTTTTCTTACAAGGCATCTCATAAACATACTGACTAGAGGACAACAGAATAATCAATTACATTCTTCAAAACGGCCatataactcttttttctttgcttattgAGCGGCGGGATATTTTATTGGTTTCCCCTCTTCATTTAAACGGAATTGAAGTGACTATTTCGATCTCATTCCTGCTCGGCCAAGTCTTGAGGGAAATCCCCAGGTAAAATATGCAACTTGTGTTAGTCAAACTGTTGAAAGAATGAAGAGGATAAGCGAGTTTTTCGTCCCGACGGCCAAGAGAAATCAAGGTAAGTTGAAGGGCATGATTATTCTGAATGAGTGTTTCACTGTACTGCGCTGTGAGCAGTAAAAATGGTAATTTTCTCCTGAccgaagaaaacaaaacaatgtctCACGGCTGCCCTTTGCTAATGAGGTCACTATTTACAAGGTTAAGTTTATATTTCCCTTATCCAACAATCAAAATACGACTTGGACTTTGAAATAGAGAAAAACTGAAAGATTTTATCttaagacaaacgaaaaaaataacACAGGCGATCTCAAAAGTGataccctgggtaccagaggttttttctcacGGCCCGATGATACTTCGCTTCGGAGGTCACGCGGGTCAAACAAAGACTTAACCGAAACCGGAAACCGGAACTAAAATTACTCGCCTAGTTTCACGCACGAAAGGATTTCATTCATGGATGTCGATTTTATCATCGGCAGACGCTGGTTCATAAAATCCTTCATAATGTCAACTTTGAACACAGACAACAGTGATCATTCAGTAGAAATGAATTGACAAAAATATTGGTGTCTTTA containing:
- the LOC137988542 gene encoding uncharacterized protein, giving the protein MKTLAEARFEKAASSQNTSILSRPPGRPSFASQTGSSTPVVFHGLTEQTSKRILRSSTATFNRKLCFFCQSHDDEQDIHVIQTENRRKQLLEFVKNCHNDLYKVYLTSTIEPEDALPKYVHYHRACWMKHVIRAMTSEDKARADAQDSAQENKVAADIEFLHLIQELLKKGKIVSLEDAQKVYTNILQDHLCYWFPSRKSVRQLLAENVDGIEFVSAYRRNESDRFCLSAAKIAAIEKAVKQSSHINSELEVLYDCSKINRREIQEANTWHFKGTLDIDAQDIVPTKLFTLLKWILSGVVSELKTEQRAEDVNRKSVLLAQQIMYQTKTDRQVRYVPQLDKEGKTFRHQREYPLQVGVGLLAHQQMRSKSVIDVLHELGISVNYARILRIETQLAQAVLSNSSEHSIFIPPKLCKGQFIFFSVDNSDFSEDTPDGKNTLHATAMVVFQRKRTKDPETILEIDATMSTKSLPQESIPDTEILQCYIPTNAQPKCSGYTLDTTPSSDVTKKAEQNDLAWSVGNSIIRSRSEKVKIPTWAPYNSQVLSLTHQLTTVSMMPLLAAPAHEWSTMLTVLMQAQKITAVVMGENHKTVITFDLQLNEKAVKLQVHKAPDLDHLVFRIGEMHTIMASLRALGASIDGSGFDEGWIEAGLYGSTTTRQILEGNHMKRALTAHSITYSALSDLHMEAFLKSESAKSNDEHNTVYDSVIQASVAMNTICKEGQYSELGTKHKDLVTAMETDDLQERLLRFDEVMEFQCPLFKFARDYMKFVMCILMFIRASREGDWNLHLESLKALAKYFFAHDRLNYARMVPLYLAQMHRLKIDDPDIHHEFTQGNFCVNKNEIPFCAIEPDHAIEHVNKLMKIRGGLKGLTQQPAAMARWFLVAPELRRLATQAEHMVGVQRASSPHHHDLSDAITKRYNENVQKLKDVLKVSDPFATEEGHLVNIITKAVMPDDIKEGVLTRDKIGQALFETFAQERIVEAKLWVWSPMKKANLKSWKSAWQKNKNKTTCGVAPLKEDRALFARFLVVILSRPDLDIKETISTFELAEYPRALFFSDGSSLRCQEQADEHPRKPFTGPTATTNVYSTTSLCRSLQ